The Flavobacterium johnsoniae genomic sequence TATCCAGAGTCGTTACCGTTTCGTTTCCTCTTACGATCGTTTCCATATTCACAACATGCGTGTCGCCCGCTGCGTCCGTGTAGATGAACTCATTGTTTGTTGTGTTGTACGTAACGTTTCCTGCAACGTTTCCTGCAATCTCGGTGATGAACTGCTTCACTTCAGTGTTTTCGAAAATCGTCGAAGCGTTATGGATCACATCCCCGACAACATCAATTGTTGTAACCGTATTGTCCTCGCTTGTGTAAACATACTGCCCGTTGTTTGATGCGTCTTTATCCAGAGTCGTTACCGTTTCGTTTCCTCTTACGATCGTTTCCATATTCACAACATGCGTGTCGCCCGCTGCGTCCGTGTAGATGAACTCATTGTTTGTTGTGTTGTACGTAACGTTTCCTTCCACGTTTCCTGCAATCTGCGTGATGAACTGTTTTACATCTGTGCTTTCGAAAATCGTCGAAGCGTTATGGATCACATCCCCGACAACATCAATTGTTGTAACCGTATTGTCTTCGCTTGTGTAAACATACTTCCCGTTATTAGAAGGATCTTTATCTAAAGTAGTTATAACTTCATTTGCTTTTATGATATCAATAATATTAATAGTCTCAGTCTTTCCCGATGCATCAATATAGCTGAACTGATTAATCGTTGGATTAAAAATAACATTTCCATTACCAGCAGAAGCTTCTCCAGAAACAACAATTCTATTCCATTTATTATCATACCAGTAATAGTACCCTGGCTTAATATCTAATCCATTGTTTGTATTAAAAACCAGTAAACTTTCTACTACACCAGGAACCGTTCTATCATCTGTTGAACTTTTTAAAGAAATTCTAGGAATCAAAATACCTTTGTCTGTTGCAAAAACTTCTAACTGAGCAGATGGAGTAACTTCTTGTTTCCCTATTGCTACCTGTGAGTAAGCCGAATATCCACCTAAGACAAAAAGTAAAGGAAGTAATCTATTCTTCATAAGATTTAATCTATTAATGAGTTATTAAATTATTATTGATTTTGCATCTTCATTAAGATTCAAATCATCAATATTTTTAGTTTAATTCTGATCAACAAAGATTCTATGATTATAGTTTTTTTCTTACCACTAGAAGTTCTAATTGTTACATTTTAAGACATTTTTTTACCTGTATTTATACATAAAATATATTAAAACAATAAAAACTATATTTAATTACAAACTTTTCATGATTGTTTTTCACTTCATTTTTCACATTTTCAAAAACAAAAAAATCCGATTATAAATAATCGGATTTTTAGTTTATTCAAAGAAAAATTATTTCTTGTCTATTAATTTTTGTACTAGTGATTTCAACTCTTCAATCTCAGACTGCTGTTCTTTTATTGCATTAATTAATACGGGAACCATTTCAGCATAATTTACACCTAATGTTTTAGCTTCATCGTCTCCTACATTTACAGCTTCAGGCAATATAGTTTGTACTTGCTGTGCAGAAACTCCAATCTTTAATTTACTATCTGAATTATCTTTCCAGTTATAAGTAATTGGTTCTATTTTCACAACTTCAGCCAATCCATATTTTAAAGGTTTAATATTTTTCTTCAAACGAATATCAGAAGTTTGAATTGTACCATTTGTAGCATATACAGCTGCCCATTTTTTCGTGCTTATTCCTAAATTTTGATTCGTTCCATCAGGATATAAATTACCCGTTTCATCAAGTGTCATATATGATGATAACCCTGATGTTCCAAATTGAAGTCTACTCAACAGCGAAGTACCATCACCAACATACCTACTTCCAATACGACTATTTATTTTACCACCTACTCCTGCAGTTGTTCCTGTAAATTGAATCTCACCCATATAATCATTGTTAGCCATATTAGCAGATCCTGATTTATTATATTCCAATTCTAAACGATTATAAGTTCCATTAGATTGAAAAGAAACTGTGTTTTCTGCTACAGCAGAACTTGCCGCCTGAACTGTTAATTTAGATGGAATTACATTTGCTCCTATACCTGTGCCTACTCCAAAATATCCATTTTCATCAATAACTGCTCGTGTAACATTTGATGTCCAGAATTGAATATCACTTAAATTACTTGAACCACTATCAGTTCCTTTATAAGTTGCAATGATATTTGAACTTTTTAAGAACGAAGCGCCAGTAGGACTATAGCCAAAAGTTAACTGTCCCATTCTTGCACCTTTAGCAATTACACCTGGCACGGCAGGCCTTAAGTACATTTGAAGTGCAGAGTTATCTCCTATGCCTTCTAATATTACATCATTACCAATACCATTTGCACTTTTAAGATGTATTCCTGCATCTGGAGCAGTAGTTCCTAAACCTAACCTTCCAGCTGTTGTCAATCTCATATTTTCAACATTGTTTGTAATAAATGGAAGATCAAAAGAATTCTTCGTACCAATTGTCTTTAACGAAGGAACTGTATTACCATCTAATAACCAAGGTAAATCATCCGACCATCTTACTACACCTGGCTCATCTGTAATTAACATCGAAGGTTTGCTTACAGCTGGTACGATATTAATTTGTGTGTCAGTTAGAACAGCACCTTTTGAATTTTTAATTTCCAAAACATTAGGAGATGTAGTAGTAGTAAGATCTTTTGAGTTTATCCCAATTGTTAGATCACTATCAACAACCTTACCCGAGCCAGAAATTGTAATTGGACTTGTTCCTTTTAAATCTGCTTTTGTAACTGTTGCGTCTGAACCAGGTTCTCCAGGTTCTCCCTTATCTCCAGGCTTTCCTTTTAAAGCTGCAAGCTGCTCATCTGTGAAATCTGAATATTTGAAATCTTTTCCGTCTGTTCCGGGTGCTCCAGGCGCTCCGTCATTGCCAGGATTCCCTTTCAATCCCGCCAACTGGTCTGGAGTGAAATCTGAATACTTGAAATCTTTTCCGTCTGTTCCGGGTGCTCCAGGCGCTCCGTCATTGCCAGGATTTCCTTTCAGTCCCGCCAACTGGTCTGGAGTGAAATCTGAATACTTGAAATCTTTCCCGTCTGTTCCGGGTGCTCCAGGCGCTCCGTCATTGCCAGGATTCCCTTTCAGTCCCGCCAACTGGTCTGGAGTGAAATCTGAATACTTGAAATCTTTTCCGTCTGTTCCGGGTGCTCCAGGCGCTCCGTCATTGCCAGGATTCCCTTTCAGTCCCGCCAACTGGTCTGGAGTGAAATCTGAATACTTGAAATCTTTTCCGTCTGTTCCGGGTGCTCCAGGCGCTCCGTCATTGCCAGGATTCCCTTTCAGTCCCGCCAACTGGTCTGGAGTGAAATCTGAATACTTGAAATCTTTTCCGTCTGTTCCAGGTGCTCCAGGCGCTCCGTCATTGCCAGGATTCCCTTTCAGTCCCGCCAACTGGTCTGGAGTGAAATCTGAATACTTGAAATCTTTCCCGTCTGTTCCAGGTGCTCCAGGCGCTCCGTCATTGCCAGGATTTCCTTTCAATCCCGCCAACTGGTCTGGAGTGAAATCTGAATACTTGAAATCTTTCCCGTCTGTTCCGGGTGCTCCAGGCGCTCCGTCATTGCCAGGATTTCCTTTTAGTCCAGCCAACTGGTCTGGAGTGAAATCTGAATACTTGAAATCTTTTCCATCTCTTCCAGGTGCTCCAGGCGCTCCGTCATTGCCAGGATTTCCTTTCAGTCCCGCCAACTGGTCTGGAGTGAAATCTGAATACTTGAAATCTTTCCCGTCCAATCCATCTTTTCCTCTTACCTTGCCCGCATCAGATGTAAAGCCGTCATTATAGGTAATGATAAGTTTTCCGTCTGAATCAATCGTTGTACCCGTAATGCTTCTTCCGTCCAATCCATCTTTTCCGTCTTTTCCTTTTACCTTGCCCGCATCAGATGTAGAACCGTCATTATAGGTAATGATAAGATGTCCGTTTGCATCAACTGCTGTACCTGTGATGCTTTTTCCGTCTAACCCTTTTTCTCCATTATCCCCTCTGTCTCCTTTATCTCCTTTATCTCCTTTATCTCCTTTATCTCCTTTATCTCCTTTATCTCCTTTTACTTTTCCAGCATCTATGATTGTTCCATCAGAAAAAGTAATAATAAGATTTCCAGCAGGATTAATTATTGTATTTGAAATAGTTTTTCCTCCTTTACCAATTTCATCTGAAATCGCAATTCTACACCATCTGTCGATATACCAATAGTAATAACCTGGCTTCACATCTGCAATTGTTTCTGTGTTAAAAACCAAAAGGCTATTTACATTTTTTCCATCTTTAATAGTAGTACGATCAGTAGTGCTTGTTAATGGTATTTGAGGAATCAAAAGACCTTTGTCTGTTGCATAAACCTCTAACTGTGCAGAAGGGTTTGCTTCTTGCTTTCCTATTACAACTTGTGAATAAGCAGAATAACCACCTAACACAAATAATAAAGGAAGTAATTTATTTTTCATAACATTTAAATTATCAATTTGTTTTTTCCTTGTTTCAAAAAAGAGCACTAGTTTTCTTCTGTATTAGACAGAAAAACTAAATATTTAGTATTCAATAAAATACAAAAGTGTTAATGCTTATTTGAGGGTACAAAGTTCTTTCGAAATTGAAATTGAAAATGCCAGTAAAAGTTTTTAAACTTACATTATAAGGTATTTTTTTTAGATATACTGAAGACTAACAACTTAGCTAATTGAACAAAAAAAGGTGAGAAATGTATCTTTCTCACCTTTTTTAAAATTGTCAAAATATTAAACCAAAAATATTTAAGAATTTTCCAAAAACATTAAATAATAAACTCGGTATCTACAGCTGCAAATTTCTTATTACGACAATTATATAATTACCCTTATAAATTTTTAAAATAATAGTATAAGACTTTTTAGTTAATTATTAAATTCAGATAAGTTACTGGCTATCTACATAGAGATACCCAGCTTTTTCGATTTTTCTTCCATTGCTATCATATTCTAAAGTATAGAAATAAGTTCCGGTAGGAAGTTTATTTCCTCTGGCAACAGTAGCGCGTCCGTCTGAAAATCCCTGAAACGGATTCGTAACATTATCGTAACCATTTTTTTCGTAGATTATCACTCCATATCTATTGTAGATTCGTACAACATTATCAGGATAACAGTCAATTCCTTTAATAAAGAAGCTATCATTTAATCCGTCACCATTTGCTGATACTGCATTGTAAATTTCTTCTACGCACGATACATTTATTGTCTGGGTAAACGAAGTCTGGTTTCCGCAAAGATCTATTGCCGTCCAAGTCCTGATTAACGAATATCGGCTGCTGCAATCTCCATCCACCCTATCTTCGGTATATTGAACCGAAACAGTACTACAGTTATCTACAGCAGTAAAGGTTTGTGCTGGAGGAATTGTACCGCAGTCTGCCATTATAACTGGCTGGGGAAGTGCTTCTACGAAAGCAGGCGCTGTTGTATCTCGAACTAAAATTGTCTGGGTGCAGACAGCACTGTTTAAAACCGTATTTTCTCCCGCATCACGTACACCATTTTTATTTACATCATCATACTCTGTTATTGTATAAGTTCTGGTAACATTTGCATTGCAGCCTGTATCTGCGCTATTTGCAGCTGTTATTTCAACCACTCCGCATCTAGTATCTGCGATACGTCCGTCACCATTACCTAAAGCTTCAAACTGAGCCTCAGTCAAACTTGTAGCCGATGGAAGCTCATCATAACACTGTACTGAAGTCGGCTGAAAAGTAGGACAGATCACGCTGAAACTGCAGCAGTTTGGAGAGACTCCCGCTACGGTTACTGTATTACATTTTCCTGCATCTTGAAGAGCTACATTATAATTAGTGCCTGAACTAATTAATCCTGATGTCCAAGTATTTCCAGACCAGGTTCCTGGTGCTCCAGTACCAGTTGCTGTATAAGGTGCCTGACCGCTTACAGATAAAGTAATATTATATCCCGGCTGTGTTGCGGAGCAAGATGGCGATTCAGTTCCTATTAGAGCAATTTGACTAATAATTACGTTCTGATTAGCAGTAACACTGTTTCCATTTCCATCATTAAAAGTCCATACTACAACAGTTGTTCCTTGTGCTGTAATTGGGAAAGCTGTTGTTGTAGTTCCCGTAACGATTCCTGCACAATTATCTGTTGTCGTTGGAGCAATAGGTGTTACATTGCATTGTCCAGTTATATCGGCTAACACTGGTACTGCAGGTGGTGTTGTATCATTAATAACAATATTCTGATTTGCTGTTGAAATATTCCCGTTACCATCATCAAAACTCCATGTCACGACAGTTGTTCCCTGTGCTGTGATTGGGAAAACTGCTGTCGTTGTTCCTGTAATGGTTCCTGCGCAGTTATCCGTCGCTGTTGGAACTGTCAGAGAAGCAACTGAACATTCTGCTGTTACATCTGCCAATGTTGGAGCTAAAGGCGGCGTCACATCATCAATTATCACGTTCTGGTTCGCTGTTGAAATATTCCCGTTGCCGTCATCAAATGTCCATGTCACGACAGTTGTTCCCTGCACGGTAATAGGAAAAGCTGTTGTCGTTGTTCCAGTAATGATTCCTGCGCAGTTATCTGTCGCTGTTGGAGATGTCAGAGAAGCTACAGAACATTCTGCTGTTACATCTGCCAATGTTGGAGCTAAAGGCGGCGTCACATCATCAATTATCACGTTCTGGTTCGCTGTTGAAATATTTCCATTTCCGTCATCAAATGTCCATACAACTACTGTTGTTCCCTGTGCTGTGATAGGAAAAGCTGTTGCGGTTGTTCCAGTAATGATTCCCGCACAGTTATCTGTTGCTGTTGGAGCTGTCAGAGAAGCTACAGAACATTCTGCTGTAATATCTGCCAATGTTGGAGCTAAAGGCGCCGTCGCATCATCAATTATCACGTTCTGGTTCGCTGTTGAAATATTACCATTGCCGTCATCAAATGTCCATACAACTACTGTTGTTCCCTGTGCTGTGATAGGAAAAGCTGTTGCGGTTGTTCCAGTAATGATTCCCGCACAGTTATCTGTTGCTGTTGGAGCTGTCAGAGAAGCTACAGAACATTCTGCTGTTACATCTGCTAATGTTGGAGCTAAAGGTGGCGTCACATCATCAATTATCACATTTTGATTTGCAGTTGAAATATTACCATTGCCGTCATCAAATGTCCATACAACTACTGTTGTTCCTTGAGCTGTGATTGGGAAAACTGCTGTTGTAGTTCCCGTAATGATTCCTGCACAATTATCTGTTGTGGTTGGAGCAATTGGTGTTACAGAACATTCACCCGTAACATCAGCCAATACTGGTACAGTTGGTGGCGTTATATCTTGTATAATAACATTCTGATTCGCTGTTGAAATATTCCCATTGCCGTCATCAAATGTCCATACAACTACTATTGTTCCTTGAGTTGTGATTGGGAAAACTGTTGTTGTAGTTCCCGTAATGATTCCCGCACAATTATCTGTTGTGGTTGGAGCAATTGGAGTTGCAGAACATTCTCCCGAAACATCAGCCAATATTGGTACTGTAGGCGGCGTTATATCTTGTATAATAACATTCTGGTTCGCTGTTGAAATATTCCCATTACCGTCATCAAATGTCCATACAACTACTGTTGTTCCTTGAGTTGTGATTGGGAAAACTGATGTTGTAGTTCCCGTAATAATTCCCGCACAATTATCTGTTGCGGTTGGAGCAATTGGTGTTGAAGAACATTCTCCCGTAACATCAGCCAATATTGGTACTGTAGGCGGCGTTACATCTTGTATAATAACATTCTGGTTCGCTGTTGAAATATTTCCATTGCCGTCATCAAATGTCCATACAACTACTGTTGTTCCCTGAGCTACGATTGGAAAAACTGTTGTCGTTGTTCCTGTAATAGTTCCTGCGCAGTTATCCGTCGCTGTCGGAACTGTCAGAGAAGCAACTGAACATTCTGCTGTAACATCAGCTAACACTGGTACTGCAGGAGCTGTAATATCATTAATTATTACGTTTTGAATTACTGTTTGAGTATATCCGTTTCCATAATCAAAAGTCCACGTTACAGCGGTTGTTCCCTGTGCGGTGATTGGAAAAGCCGTTGGTGTAGTCGCCGTAATAGTTCCTGCACAAAAATCTGCAAGTGTCGGTGCTGCAGGTGTTGCAGAACATTCTGCCGTTACATCTGCAAGAGGCGACGGAAGCGTTGTCGGGTTTATGGTAATTGTTGTTGTCGTACTGTTTGAACAGGTTCCGTTACTGAATTCATAGGTTACAGTATAAGTTCCAGGAGTCGAAGCTCCCAGATCAATATCACCTGTGAGTTCCTCTATGCTTAATCCAGGATCTGAACTGTACTTTCCGCTGGTAATTCCTGTTTCCACAGATGATGCAGTTCCTCTGTTGCAATAAGGTCCGTTTGGATAGCTTACCGAAGCTGTCGGAAGCGCATTAATCGTGATATCTGCCGTAACGGTGTTTGAACAGCTTCCGTCGCTGAAAGCATAAGTAATGGTATGCAGACCTAAGCTGGAAGCTGCAAGATTAATTTCTCCTGTATTGGCATCAATTACAAGATTAGCATCTGAACTGTAAGTTCCGCCTGCCGTGCCGAGCTCTTCGGGAACTGCTGTTCCGCTCTGGCAGTAGGGCGTGCTCAAATAAGCGATTGCAGCCTGAGGAAGTTCATTTACAATCACTTCAACCGGCGCAATGCTGAAACAGCCATTGGCATCTGTTCCTTTTATATAATAGGTGTCACGCACATCAACTGCCGTTGGGTCTGCAACGGGAATCGTCGCCTGTGGGTCTGAATAATAAGCGTATGCAAGTCCAGAAGCGCTTCCCAACGTAACGGCAGGATCGGTAAGATTGACTGTGTTTGGAGTACAGACAGCCGCAGGAGCAGTAGTCACCAAAACTGGGCGTGAATTGACATTGATTGTCAGGTTTGAAACCACGCTGCTGTTGCAGGGCGCTCCCAAAGTTATTGTACAGGTGTAATTATTGGCGCCGACCGTAAGATCCGAATAATTGACCAGCGGGTCTTTCTCATTCTGATTGGATGCATTTATTCCGGGACCTGCCCATAAATAGGAAAGCGCGCCAAAGATATCCACGTCAAGCTGGACGGTTCCCGAAGTCATATCGCAGATTACCGCTAGAGTGTTCTGCCCGTCTGCTGTGGCATCGGGAGCTGCTGCAACACCGATCTGAACCGATTGGGTAATAACATTCTGACAGCCGTCTTTTATCCTGAAAAAATAAGTGTTGTCAGTAAGACCGCTGAAAGTATTGCCGCTTTGGTAAGCCCCAAAGGTTGCCCCGCCGTCGGTGCTTAATGCGTATTCCAGTACATTGTTTGGAGCTGGCGAATTGGTCGTTGCTGTAATCGTTAAAACTCCGTTTGTCGCACCAGAGGCGCACACATAACCGCCCGTGTTGGTTTTGTCTACTATAATGGCATTGTTCGCGTCATAGGTAACAGTCTGGGTTAGAACATCTGTCGTTCCTCCTTTTATTCTTAAACCAAAAACATATGTTCCGTAACTTAAGCCGTTAAAGGGAAGCGAGGCTGTTGCACTTGCCATATCTCTTTTCTCTCCGACACTCGATGGTCCTGAAATAATACGCACTTCATAAGCTGTTGGATCATCAAAACTGCCGTTCATCACATAATTGAATCCCCCACAAATTGGTGTTGTGGAATAACCTGAAAGACTGGCAACATATCCTGTAACGGTAACATTTAATGGAGCTGAACCACATGGACTTGTAATCTGTAAAGTATAATTACCTTTTGGCCAGTATCCTCCAGGATCAGTTGGATTTACTGATGGCAAATTTACACTTGATGATACATTAGTAATTTTAGTACCAATTGGCACTGCTGTCGGATTGCTAGTTGCAATTACTTCAACTGTAGCTGCTTGACCTGAAATAGTTGTAAAACTTACTGCTAGACGTCCATAACCTAATACATTAACATTAGGCTGTAGACCATTTGCAACCTGACCTATAATATAAGTTGAATTTAAAGGAAATGCTACAACATTACTATTCCATAAATCTGAAGTGTAACCTGCAGCGTCTACATAAGTAACATTATATCTAGCCCCAGGAGTAAAACCGCTAATAATATCGTTATTTCCAGTTGGAACTACTGCTGAAACCACATCAGCCGGATTAGTTTGATTGATAAAAGTCATAGTCATTGGAAAACAAGATAATCCAGAATTACGAATCGTTCTAAGATAAGCAGAACCTCCACAATTAATTGTAGCTAGACTAGAATAAGTTTTATTATAATTATTTAGAAGAGGAAAAGCTTTTTCATTCCCACAATTATCAACTAATACAATAGCTGAAGGTACGCTAGCTCCTTCTTCTGCTAAGATTGCATCTCTCGTAGCAACAGCTGGCGCAAGTGTAGCTCTAATAGATAATGGATAGCCAGAACCATCTATAACATTCCCTAAACCATAAAGTTTGTTTTGAAATCTTAATTTCCATGTAAAATTAGCAGCATCACTAGCTGAAACTACAATATTATTTGAAGTATAAACAAATCCTATTTCAATATTACTATAAATTGCTCCATCACAATTTGTAGAAGGATTTCTATAAAAATAAGCAGGACCGCCTAATTTAATATCATTAATGCTCACTGTCGGATTATTAACAGAAGTTGCGCCAGTTATTGTCTGTCCACAAGAATCTGTAACGCTGACAATATAACTATTTGCAGGAAGTGTGTTAAAAGTAAATGTATTGGCTGAAATTGATCCGCTGCTCTGCAAAATCGTTCCTGGCGCAGTCTGCGTAGCAATTGTATACGTAAAAGGCGCTTTTCCGTTAGTAACCGTTGAAGTCAAAACTGCGGTACCACCAACACAATTGGCAACTTTGGTTGGAGTTGTTACTGCCATTGCTGTGTAACCGTCTGTAACAGTAATATTAGAACTAGAATAAACAGTTCCGCCCGCTGTAGCCCTCGCGTTTA encodes the following:
- a CDS encoding gliding motility-associated C-terminal domain-containing protein, producing MRTKITLILTLLFLTFISNKVISQTVSVSASNTGCQNSGIVTSSSTGLGATPQYQLLRSGAVISPVPGDNTQFTNDPVFTGLSSGTYVVNARATAGGTVYSSSNITVTDGYTAMAVTTPTKVANCVGGTAVLTSTVTNGKAPFTYTIATQTAPGTILQSSGSISANTFTFNTLPANSYIVSVTDSCGQTITGATSVNNPTVSINDIKLGGPAYFYRNPSTNCDGAIYSNIEIGFVYTSNNIVVSASDAANFTWKLRFQNKLYGLGNVIDGSGYPLSIRATLAPAVATRDAILAEEGASVPSAIVLVDNCGNEKAFPLLNNYNKTYSSLATINCGGSAYLRTIRNSGLSCFPMTMTFINQTNPADVVSAVVPTGNNDIISGFTPGARYNVTYVDAAGYTSDLWNSNVVAFPLNSTYIIGQVANGLQPNVNVLGYGRLAVSFTTISGQAATVEVIATSNPTAVPIGTKITNVSSSVNLPSVNPTDPGGYWPKGNYTLQITSPCGSAPLNVTVTGYVASLSGYSTTPICGGFNYVMNGSFDDPTAYEVRIISGPSSVGEKRDMASATASLPFNGLSYGTYVFGLRIKGGTTDVLTQTVTYDANNAIIVDKTNTGGYVCASGATNGVLTITATTNSPAPNNVLEYALSTDGGATFGAYQSGNTFSGLTDNTYFFRIKDGCQNVITQSVQIGVAAAPDATADGQNTLAVICDMTSGTVQLDVDIFGALSYLWAGPGINASNQNEKDPLVNYSDLTVGANNYTCTITLGAPCNSSVVSNLTINVNSRPVLVTTAPAAVCTPNTVNLTDPAVTLGSASGLAYAYYSDPQATIPVADPTAVDVRDTYYIKGTDANGCFSIAPVEVIVNELPQAAIAYLSTPYCQSGTAVPEELGTAGGTYSSDANLVIDANTGEINLAASSLGLHTITYAFSDGSCSNTVTADITINALPTASVSYPNGPYCNRGTASSVETGITSGKYSSDPGLSIEELTGDIDLGASTPGTYTVTYEFSNGTCSNSTTTTITINPTTLPSPLADVTAECSATPAAPTLADFCAGTITATTPTAFPITAQGTTAVTWTFDYGNGYTQTVIQNVIINDITAPAVPVLADVTAECSVASLTVPTATDNCAGTITGTTTTVFPIVAQGTTVVVWTFDDGNGNISTANQNVIIQDVTPPTVPILADVTGECSSTPIAPTATDNCAGIITGTTTSVFPITTQGTTVVVWTFDDGNGNISTANQNVIIQDITPPTVPILADVSGECSATPIAPTTTDNCAGIITGTTTTVFPITTQGTIVVVWTFDDGNGNISTANQNVIIQDITPPTVPVLADVTGECSVTPIAPTTTDNCAGIITGTTTAVFPITAQGTTVVVWTFDDGNGNISTANQNVIIDDVTPPLAPTLADVTAECSVASLTAPTATDNCAGIITGTTATAFPITAQGTTVVVWTFDDGNGNISTANQNVIIDDATAPLAPTLADITAECSVASLTAPTATDNCAGIITGTTATAFPITAQGTTVVVWTFDDGNGNISTANQNVIIDDVTPPLAPTLADVTAECSVASLTSPTATDNCAGIITGTTTTAFPITVQGTTVVTWTFDDGNGNISTANQNVIIDDVTPPLAPTLADVTAECSVASLTVPTATDNCAGTITGTTTAVFPITAQGTTVVTWSFDDGNGNISTANQNIVINDTTPPAVPVLADITGQCNVTPIAPTTTDNCAGIVTGTTTTAFPITAQGTTVVVWTFNDGNGNSVTANQNVIISQIALIGTESPSCSATQPGYNITLSVSGQAPYTATGTGAPGTWSGNTWTSGLISSGTNYNVALQDAGKCNTVTVAGVSPNCCSFSVICPTFQPTSVQCYDELPSATSLTEAQFEALGNGDGRIADTRCGVVEITAANSADTGCNANVTRTYTITEYDDVNKNGVRDAGENTVLNSAVCTQTILVRDTTAPAFVEALPQPVIMADCGTIPPAQTFTAVDNCSTVSVQYTEDRVDGDCSSRYSLIRTWTAIDLCGNQTSFTQTINVSCVEEIYNAVSANGDGLNDSFFIKGIDCYPDNVVRIYNRYGVIIYEKNGYDNVTNPFQGFSDGRATVARGNKLPTGTYFYTLEYDSNGRKIEKAGYLYVDSQ
- a CDS encoding tail fiber domain-containing protein; translated protein: MKNKLLPLLFVLGGYSAYSQVVIGKQEANPSAQLEVYATDKGLLIPQIPLTSTTDRTTIKDGKNVNSLLVFNTETIADVKPGYYYWYIDRWCRIAISDEIGKGGKTISNTIINPAGNLIITFSDGTIIDAGKVKGDKGDKGDKGDKGDKGDKGDRGDNGEKGLDGKSITGTAVDANGHLIITYNDGSTSDAGKVKGKDGKDGLDGRSITGTTIDSDGKLIITYNDGFTSDAGKVRGKDGLDGKDFKYSDFTPDQLAGLKGNPGNDGAPGAPGRDGKDFKYSDFTPDQLAGLKGNPGNDGAPGAPGTDGKDFKYSDFTPDQLAGLKGNPGNDGAPGAPGTDGKDFKYSDFTPDQLAGLKGNPGNDGAPGAPGTDGKDFKYSDFTPDQLAGLKGNPGNDGAPGAPGTDGKDFKYSDFTPDQLAGLKGNPGNDGAPGAPGTDGKDFKYSDFTPDQLAGLKGNPGNDGAPGAPGTDGKDFKYSDFTPDQLAGLKGNPGNDGAPGAPGTDGKDFKYSDFTPDQLAGLKGNPGNDGAPGAPGTDGKDFKYSDFTDEQLAALKGKPGDKGEPGEPGSDATVTKADLKGTSPITISGSGKVVDSDLTIGINSKDLTTTTSPNVLEIKNSKGAVLTDTQINIVPAVSKPSMLITDEPGVVRWSDDLPWLLDGNTVPSLKTIGTKNSFDLPFITNNVENMRLTTAGRLGLGTTAPDAGIHLKSANGIGNDVILEGIGDNSALQMYLRPAVPGVIAKGARMGQLTFGYSPTGASFLKSSNIIATYKGTDSGSSNLSDIQFWTSNVTRAVIDENGYFGVGTGIGANVIPSKLTVQAASSAVAENTVSFQSNGTYNRLELEYNKSGSANMANNDYMGEIQFTGTTAGVGGKINSRIGSRYVGDGTSLLSRLQFGTSGLSSYMTLDETGNLYPDGTNQNLGISTKKWAAVYATNGTIQTSDIRLKKNIKPLKYGLAEVVKIEPITYNWKDNSDSKLKIGVSAQQVQTILPEAVNVGDDEAKTLGVNYAEMVPVLINAIKEQQSEIEELKSLVQKLIDKK